From a single Streptomyces sp. 1331.2 genomic region:
- a CDS encoding DUF4097 family beta strand repeat-containing protein — protein sequence MKRVLGAMAITAGVLVGMSACLPIGDDREHRTVEYGVAEPVRELVVDGLSGGVVVNGGGDAVHVVEKQSYQGTPPNTTHEVKDGVLRLTYDCSDCGVGYTVQVPAGTKVRITEQSGGVRLAGLAAEVEASVQSGGVEATGLTSQNVRLSAESGGVRVDFASAPAKVEAKTSAGGVAVKVPGGEAYTVDARSGSGGVDVEIPSQPGAPHSITATTGSGGVTVRGV from the coding sequence ATGAAGCGGGTGCTGGGCGCGATGGCGATCACGGCGGGCGTGCTGGTCGGGATGTCGGCCTGTCTGCCGATCGGGGACGACCGGGAGCACCGGACGGTCGAATACGGGGTGGCCGAGCCGGTCAGGGAGCTGGTGGTCGACGGGCTCAGCGGCGGGGTCGTGGTGAACGGCGGCGGTGACGCGGTGCACGTGGTCGAGAAGCAGAGCTACCAGGGCACCCCGCCGAACACCACCCACGAGGTGAAGGACGGCGTGCTGCGGCTGACGTACGACTGCAGCGACTGCGGCGTCGGGTACACCGTGCAGGTGCCGGCCGGGACGAAGGTGCGGATCACCGAGCAGAGCGGCGGGGTACGGCTGGCCGGCCTGGCCGCCGAGGTGGAGGCCTCGGTGCAGAGCGGCGGGGTCGAAGCCACCGGGCTGACCTCGCAGAACGTCCGGCTGAGCGCCGAGAGCGGCGGGGTGCGGGTCGACTTCGCGTCGGCGCCCGCGAAGGTGGAGGCGAAGACCTCGGCCGGCGGGGTGGCGGTGAAGGTGCCGGGCGGGGAGGCGTACACGGTGGACGCGCGGTCCGGCTCCGGCGGGGTGGATGTCGAGATCCCCTCGCAGCCGGGGGCGCCGCACAGCATCACGGCGACGACCGGGTCCGGCGGAGTGACGGTCCGGGGTGTCTGA
- a CDS encoding DNA-directed RNA polymerase subunit beta' — MLDVNFFDELRIGLATADDIRQWSHGEVKKPETINYRTLKPEKDGLFCEKIFGPTRDWECYCGKYKRVRFKGIICERCGVEVTRAKVRRERMGHIELAAPVTHIWYFKGVPSRLGYLLDLAPKDLEKVIYFAAYMITWVDDERRQRDLPSLEAHVSVERQQIENRRDADLEARAKKAETDLAELEAEGAKADVRRKVREGAEREMKQLRDRAQRELDRLDEVWARFKNLKVQDLEGDELLYRELRDRFGTYFSGSMGAAALKDRLETFDLAEESERLREIIRTGKGQKKTRALKRLKVVSAFLQTTNKPNGMVLDCVPVIPPDLRPMVQLDGGRFATSDLNDLYRRVINRNNRLKRLLDLGAPEIIVNNEKRMLQEAVDALFDNGRRGRPVTGPGNRPLKSLSDMLKGKQGRFRQNLLGKRVDYSARSVIVVGPQLKLHQCGLPKAMALELFKPFVMKRLVDLNHAQNIKSAKRMVERARPVVWDVLEEVIAEHPVLLNRAPTLHRLGIQAFEPQLVEGKAIQIHPLVCTAFNADFDGDQMAVHLPLSAEAQAEARILMLSSNNILKPADGRPVTMPTQDMVLGLFFLTSDRDNVKGAGRTFSSTAEAIMAFDARDLDVQAPIELRLPAGTVPPRGWTPPLDEDGQSNWFDGEPFRLTTTLGRALFNELLPEDYPFVDYEVGKKQLSAIVNDLAERYPKVVVAATLDNLKAAGFHWSTRSGVTVSISDVVVPPNKPQILEGYEAKAEKVQRQYERGLITNDERKQELIGIWTQATNEVAEAMNVNFPKTNPIFMMVDSGARGNMMQMRQIAGMRGLVSNAKNETIPRPIKASFREGLSVLEYFISTHGARKGLADTALRTADSGYLTRRLVDVSQDVIIREEDCGTERGLKLAIGSVGADGVLRKADDVETSVYARMLAEDITVDGKLLATANTDLGDVLIDELIRHGISEVKTRSILTCESAVGTCAMCYGRSLATGKLVDIGEAVGIIAAQSIGEPGTQLTMRTFHTGGVAGDDITQGLPRVVELFEARTPKGVAPISEAQGRVRIEDTEKTRKLVITPDDGTDEIAYPVSKRVKLLVSEGEAVEVGQKLTMGATNPHDVLRIMGQRAVQIHLVAEVQKVYNSQGVSIHDKHIEIIIRQMLRRVTIIESGDAELLPGELVERGRFEQENRRVVAEGGHPASGRPQLMGITKASLATESWLSAASFQETTRVLTDAAIHAKSDPLLGLKENVILGKLIPAGTGLPRYRNIRVEPTEEAKAAMYSAVGYDDYDLSPFGAGSGQAVPLDDYDYGPYTG; from the coding sequence GTGCTTGACGTCAACTTCTTCGACGAGCTCCGCATCGGCCTGGCCACCGCCGACGACATCCGCCAGTGGTCCCACGGCGAGGTCAAGAAGCCGGAGACCATCAACTACCGCACCCTGAAGCCCGAAAAGGACGGCCTCTTCTGCGAGAAGATCTTCGGCCCGACCCGGGACTGGGAGTGCTACTGCGGTAAGTACAAGCGCGTCCGCTTCAAGGGCATCATCTGCGAGCGCTGCGGCGTCGAGGTGACCCGCGCCAAGGTGCGCCGCGAGCGGATGGGCCACATCGAGCTGGCCGCCCCGGTCACCCACATCTGGTACTTCAAGGGTGTCCCGTCCCGCCTGGGCTACCTGCTGGACCTGGCGCCGAAGGACCTCGAAAAGGTCATCTACTTCGCCGCCTACATGATCACCTGGGTCGACGACGAGCGCCGCCAGCGCGACCTGCCGTCGCTGGAGGCGCACGTCTCCGTCGAGCGCCAGCAGATCGAGAACCGCCGCGACGCCGACCTCGAAGCCCGCGCCAAGAAGGCCGAGACCGACCTGGCCGAGCTGGAGGCCGAGGGCGCCAAGGCCGACGTGCGCCGCAAGGTGCGCGAGGGCGCCGAGCGCGAGATGAAGCAGCTGCGCGACCGCGCGCAGCGCGAGCTCGACCGTCTCGACGAGGTGTGGGCCCGCTTCAAGAACCTCAAGGTCCAGGACCTGGAGGGCGACGAGCTGCTCTACCGCGAGCTGCGCGACCGCTTCGGCACCTACTTCTCCGGCTCGATGGGCGCGGCGGCCCTCAAGGACCGCCTGGAGACCTTCGACCTGGCCGAGGAGTCCGAGCGGCTGCGCGAGATCATCCGCACCGGCAAGGGCCAGAAGAAGACCCGTGCGCTGAAGCGCCTCAAGGTCGTCTCCGCGTTCCTGCAGACCACCAACAAGCCCAACGGCATGGTGCTGGACTGCGTCCCGGTCATCCCGCCGGACCTGCGTCCGATGGTGCAGCTGGACGGTGGCCGCTTCGCGACCTCCGACCTGAACGACCTGTACCGCCGCGTCATCAACCGCAACAACCGCCTGAAGCGGCTTCTCGACCTCGGCGCCCCCGAGATCATCGTGAACAACGAGAAGCGCATGCTCCAGGAGGCCGTCGACGCGCTGTTCGACAACGGCCGCCGCGGTCGTCCGGTCACCGGCCCGGGCAACCGCCCGCTGAAGTCCCTGAGCGACATGCTCAAGGGCAAGCAGGGTCGTTTCCGTCAGAACCTGCTCGGCAAGCGAGTCGACTACTCGGCCCGTTCGGTCATCGTCGTCGGCCCGCAGCTCAAGCTGCACCAGTGCGGTCTGCCGAAGGCCATGGCGCTGGAGCTCTTCAAGCCGTTCGTGATGAAGCGCCTGGTCGACCTGAACCACGCGCAGAACATCAAGTCGGCCAAGCGCATGGTCGAGCGTGCCCGCCCGGTCGTGTGGGACGTGCTCGAAGAGGTCATCGCCGAGCACCCCGTCCTGCTGAACCGTGCGCCCACCCTGCACCGCCTCGGCATCCAGGCCTTCGAGCCGCAGCTGGTCGAGGGCAAGGCCATCCAGATCCACCCGCTCGTCTGCACCGCGTTCAACGCGGACTTCGACGGTGACCAGATGGCCGTCCACCTGCCGCTCTCCGCGGAGGCGCAGGCCGAGGCCCGCATCCTGATGCTGTCCTCGAACAACATCCTGAAGCCGGCCGACGGTCGCCCCGTCACCATGCCGACCCAGGACATGGTGCTCGGTCTGTTCTTCCTGACCTCGGACCGCGACAACGTGAAGGGCGCCGGCCGCACCTTCTCGTCGACCGCCGAGGCGATCATGGCCTTCGACGCCCGCGACCTGGACGTCCAGGCCCCGATCGAGCTGCGTCTGCCGGCCGGCACCGTCCCGCCGCGCGGCTGGACCCCGCCGCTGGACGAGGACGGCCAGTCGAACTGGTTCGACGGCGAGCCCTTCCGCCTGACCACCACCCTGGGCCGCGCGCTCTTCAACGAGCTGCTGCCCGAGGACTACCCGTTCGTCGACTACGAGGTGGGCAAGAAGCAGCTCTCCGCGATCGTCAACGACCTGGCGGAGCGCTACCCCAAGGTCGTCGTCGCGGCGACCCTGGACAACCTGAAGGCGGCCGGCTTCCACTGGTCGACCCGCTCGGGTGTCACCGTCTCGATCTCCGACGTCGTCGTCCCGCCGAACAAGCCCCAGATCCTGGAGGGCTACGAGGCGAAGGCGGAGAAGGTCCAGCGTCAGTACGAGCGCGGTCTGATCACCAACGACGAGCGCAAGCAGGAGCTCATCGGCATCTGGACCCAGGCGACCAACGAGGTCGCCGAGGCCATGAACGTGAACTTCCCGAAGACGAACCCCATCTTCATGATGGTCGACTCGGGCGCTCGCGGAAACATGATGCAGATGCGCCAGATCGCCGGTATGCGTGGTCTGGTGTCGAACGCCAAGAACGAGACCATCCCGCGACCCATCAAGGCGTCGTTCCGTGAGGGTCTGTCCGTGCTGGAGTACTTCATCTCCACCCACGGTGCCCGTAAGGGTCTGGCCGACACCGCCCTCCGTACCGCCGACTCCGGTTACCTCACCCGTCGTCTGGTCGACGTCTCCCAGGACGTCATCATTCGCGAGGAGGACTGCGGCACCGAGCGCGGCCTGAAGCTGGCGATCGGCTCCGTGGGTGCGGACGGCGTGCTGCGCAAGGCCGACGACGTCGAGACCAGCGTGTACGCCCGCATGCTCGCCGAGGACATCACCGTCGACGGCAAGCTGCTGGCCACCGCGAACACCGACCTCGGTGACGTGCTGATCGACGAGCTGATCCGCCACGGCATCAGCGAGGTCAAGACCCGCTCGATCCTGACCTGTGAGTCGGCCGTCGGCACCTGCGCCATGTGCTACGGGCGCTCGCTGGCCACCGGCAAGCTGGTCGACATCGGTGAGGCGGTCGGCATCATCGCCGCCCAGTCCATCGGTGAGCCCGGTACCCAGCTGACGATGCGTACCTTCCACACCGGTGGTGTGGCCGGTGACGACATCACCCAGGGTCTGCCGCGTGTCGTCGAGCTCTTCGAGGCCCGCACCCCCAAGGGTGTGGCCCCGATCTCGGAGGCGCAGGGCCGCGTCCGGATCGAGGACACCGAGAAGACCCGCAAGCTGGTCATCACGCCGGACGACGGCACCGACGAGATCGCCTACCCGGTCTCGAAGCGTGTCAAGCTGCTCGTCAGCGAGGGCGAGGCGGTCGAGGTCGGCCAGAAGCTGACCATGGGTGCCACCAACCCGCACGACGTCCTGCGCATCATGGGCCAGCGTGCCGTCCAGATCCACCTGGTCGCCGAGGTCCAGAAGGTCTACAACTCGCAGGGTGTGTCGATCCACGACAAGCACATCGAGATCATCATCCGGCAGATGCTCCGCCGCGTGACGATCATCGAGTCGGGCGACGCCGAGCTGCTGCCCGGCGAGCTGGTCGAGCGCGGTCGCTTCGAGCAGGAGAACCGCCGCGTCGTCGCCGAGGGCGGTCACCCCGCCTCCGGCCGTCCGCAGCTGATGGGTATCACCAAGGCCTCGCTGGCCACCGAGTCCTGGCTGTCGGCCGCCTCCTTCCAGGAGACGACCCGGGTCCTCACCGACGCGGCGATCCACGCCAAGTCGGACCCGCTGCTGGGCCTCAAGGAGAACGTCATCCTCGGTAAGCTCATCCCGGCCGGTACGGGTCTGCCCCGCTACCGCAACATCCGGGTCGAGCCGACCGAGGAGGCCAAGGCCGCGATGTACTCGGCCGTCGGCTACGACGACTACGACCTGTCGCCCTTCGGCGCCGGCTCCGGCCAGGCGGTTCCGCTGGACGACTACGACTACGGCCCGTACACCGGCTGA
- a CDS encoding response regulator encodes MKPIRVVVADDQELVRAGFGMILDAQPDIEVVAEACDGAEAVEAVRTHGPDVLLLDVRMPVMDGLEAARRVCAEFPATKVIMLTTFDIDDYVFDALYAGASGFLLKDVRRDDLAHGVRMVASGEALLAPSVTRRLISEFAARRPGAPERAVRPPSRLLEQLTLREQETLRLIARGLSNAEIAAELVVSEHTVKTHVSNVLSKLGLRDRVHAVVFAYEAGAVVAGEA; translated from the coding sequence ATGAAGCCGATCCGGGTGGTCGTCGCGGACGACCAGGAGCTGGTGCGGGCCGGGTTCGGGATGATCCTGGACGCGCAGCCGGACATCGAGGTGGTGGCCGAGGCCTGTGACGGCGCCGAGGCGGTCGAGGCGGTGCGCACGCACGGCCCGGACGTGCTGCTGCTGGACGTCCGGATGCCGGTGATGGACGGGCTGGAGGCCGCCCGCCGGGTGTGCGCGGAGTTCCCGGCCACCAAGGTGATCATGCTGACCACCTTCGACATCGACGACTACGTCTTCGACGCGCTGTACGCGGGGGCCAGCGGCTTCCTGCTCAAGGACGTCCGGCGGGACGACCTGGCGCACGGGGTGCGGATGGTCGCCTCGGGGGAGGCGCTGCTCGCGCCCTCGGTGACCAGGCGGCTGATCAGCGAGTTCGCCGCCCGGCGCCCGGGTGCGCCGGAGCGGGCGGTGCGGCCGCCGTCCCGGCTGCTGGAGCAGCTGACCCTGCGCGAACAGGAGACGCTGCGGCTGATCGCGCGCGGGCTGTCCAACGCGGAGATCGCGGCGGAGCTGGTGGTCAGCGAGCACACGGTGAAGACGCACGTCAGCAATGTGCTGAGCAAGCTCGGGTTGCGGGACCGGGTGCACGCGGTGGTGTTCGCGTACGAGGCGGGGGCGGTGGTGGCGGGGGAGGCCTGA
- a CDS encoding sensor histidine kinase, translating to MERTAQWRMRAAGLNPYLLDSLLALTSAGVAAWAVYNDDPHWPAWVYLLAVATALPLPWRRRAPLTVLALYSAAEIALTVLAHSANAQVPLAGVIGLYTVAERCSDRVRWSVLALTVVGNLVGTHSPNGAVFSLLTSVGSYVFGSLVRAQRQLARLEAERAQEAGERAASEAGRAVAQERARIAREMHDILAHAVSLMVIQAEAGPVVVRNDPDRAIRAFDTIADAGRDAMVQLRRVLGVLKEEGTGPQLAPQPRLAELGEVAERVRRAGLRVDLDVADGLGAVPADVEATAYRIVQEALTNTVKHSGADRAAIRVRRGGRELEVVVSDNGRGVAAALGRTVVGWSGGRGLVGIRERAAACGGRAEAGPGPEGKGFVVSARLPLGADGVVERAGG from the coding sequence GTGGAGCGTACGGCGCAGTGGCGGATGCGGGCGGCCGGGCTGAACCCGTACCTGCTGGACTCGCTGCTGGCGCTGACGTCCGCGGGCGTCGCGGCCTGGGCGGTCTACAACGACGACCCGCACTGGCCGGCCTGGGTCTACCTGCTGGCGGTCGCCACCGCCCTGCCGCTGCCGTGGCGGCGCAGGGCGCCACTGACCGTGCTGGCGCTGTACAGCGCCGCCGAGATCGCGCTGACGGTGCTGGCGCACTCGGCGAACGCCCAGGTCCCGCTGGCCGGTGTGATCGGCCTCTACACGGTGGCGGAACGGTGTTCGGACCGGGTGCGCTGGTCAGTGTTGGCCCTCACGGTCGTCGGCAACCTGGTCGGGACGCACTCCCCGAACGGCGCGGTCTTCAGCCTGCTCACCTCGGTCGGCTCCTACGTCTTCGGCTCGCTGGTGCGCGCCCAGCGGCAGCTGGCCCGGCTGGAGGCGGAGCGGGCCCAGGAGGCCGGGGAGCGGGCGGCCAGCGAGGCGGGCCGCGCGGTGGCGCAGGAGCGGGCCCGGATCGCGCGGGAGATGCACGACATCCTGGCGCACGCCGTCTCCCTGATGGTGATCCAGGCCGAGGCCGGGCCGGTGGTGGTGCGCAACGATCCGGACCGGGCGATCCGCGCCTTCGACACCATCGCCGACGCCGGGCGCGACGCGATGGTCCAACTGCGGCGCGTGCTCGGGGTGTTGAAGGAGGAAGGGACCGGCCCGCAGCTGGCCCCGCAGCCCCGGCTGGCCGAACTCGGCGAGGTCGCGGAGCGGGTGCGCCGGGCCGGTCTGCGGGTGGACCTCGACGTCGCCGACGGGCTGGGTGCGGTGCCCGCGGACGTGGAGGCGACGGCCTACCGGATCGTGCAGGAGGCGCTGACCAACACGGTCAAGCACTCGGGGGCCGACCGGGCTGCGATCCGGGTGCGGCGGGGCGGCCGGGAGCTGGAGGTCGTGGTGTCGGACAACGGCCGTGGCGTGGCGGCGGCCCTCGGCCGTACGGTGGTCGGCTGGTCCGGCGGGCGCGGGCTGGTGGGCATCCGGGAGCGGGCGGCGGCCTGCGGCGGGCGGGCCGAGGCCGGCCCGGGGCCGGAGGGCAAGGGTTTCGTGGTGAGTGCCCGGCTGCCGTTGGGGGCGGACGGCGTGGTGGAGAGGGCGGGTGGATGA